One Elaeis guineensis isolate ETL-2024a chromosome 10, EG11, whole genome shotgun sequence genomic window carries:
- the LOC105035632 gene encoding uncharacterized protein isoform X2 has product MAPGNVSRTSSLPPALPKSLSLSPVPTHQNPASLLPDLIPVRVGRRSDEPNSDDIAALDLNTSGGQEQGSTAVEAKPASDPGGSEKGGGEFMVETLEQSREGFLDTGDGDSARKPETDVGEEGGVAGSEEVSGTVAPEGAEVGESSSGTGIELFEEKLAAFGEKGQRDMANKVTERDLVHGCFQATEVGSLGSRGQETGDGCSRDQELRADVLETGNMVGIAVEEAKDERLESMADLGGSHEVVVKIRNGTEPMEEDASFPEKKSSAMSDQRSSHLVDGQSQLIESNAGPSELVARDELGGKQKLKLNVKEAESMMWAAKAATRGTVGAVEVDGLEGEAANDGGKVDVLETGSKTEPLVEDEAFLEKEQSTAIDVMVHDMVDEQLQSKEGVLDPKGLDMEAGLGSEWKSEINVVDGECVVECGKGNELVKEQITNQNSDCEVRDQDLVDEHLQAAEEDVGSVALEAENELGGQEMLEANGGDAGFGVGTVKTLARVEADSLAGVADMGQMHVGVAEVGNGTELTEEGVSCLQKDESMAGKVTDLPRAQGALGPKMLKTKDFLDGDQKLKADVLEVECLMGAAKTQVAVDLGGEEAQKLRTISELGQVQHKVPGTSGTGLTREGVSCPQKNWSLVTEKGGRGLADASLQASEGDSSQNQFVIMENTAGTKDMDEGFEGSLMSSDQDRIHEASVSQTSFVDTNQNDQERGNDVKYPNLADPGVEVNSPDSNHAHDDTVGSGHLLTAESKAGLVNSVVHAAALSADKHPTDEIARDRDIITADGGSVLDVTFMESESRGTQLVDEDTGDRKDITMDNSVSDLESQFAQMGPLGLQTAETCPVGEKLTDRKDSVLKDSNLAVTTGLPMASELSEIQTIVSQQKEIVECIPSRNQETQPQSIGLLVGRSDAIVHEAQSSPGLCQNMDMESRIRKDGTSLPEACHGKGDLARDSEADKKTSMLVDSVANIVTGPDGTAEQNMQVDEQEHPKIACKEIVKHVGIRPGVCSTENDQHAIYFLPLQDKDTFSISDLVWGKVKSHPWWPGQIFYPSDASDLAVKYQKKDNFLVAYFGDKTFAWCEEPQLKPFETYFSQMEKQTSSDAFVNAVNDALGEVSRRTELGMTCFCLPEGAYANIKCQMVENAGIREGVSGFAFDRSPVVDYFQADRLLEYIEALAQLPSGGANRLELVIAQAQLKAFYQSKGYPELPVFQVGGGLMEKNAEVSPSDGKLVGEDTMEHFTPTPMELNLGKRKRGRGRPSNKEKRMLEDAKKQKNLSELMEESIVSLANGGKLGFAEKVDGDLISLSSEKKRNVIDFDSDYSEKTKKKRLDSLGDLFTKSPSSTPASSFKVGECIRRVASQLTGSPPILRCHGETFQKSVSKAEHRRFDVDTEASTHTAMDNPRMKVVISDDCSSLDEMLWQLCLAARDPMKGYSFLSMIVSFFTDFRNFCVSSSSMEKKHAQKIRGRRGRKRTVSTQSPSCAMSTPDHMQDSYWSDMIYYNSSTNDLKRKGDTHMRSQRKRRKSGGETSISLSLDRMLGTAQNLQVGTISPKMKQASTTERSVISLEEKIVDECTPTALILSFNGSSSLPSEMDLIRIFSRYGPLKEAETEVQRKTNHVKVVFKKRADAEIAFRSAGKYSIFGPALLSYRLRYLPSTLSACPNTTTQGPDDAGSIEGGKLVVPGDGSPNTISGKHDAVPTEGGNSEVPGDVSPNTTPQGENDAVSIEGGNSEVPGGNSEVPGDVSPTATPQYKGDAVPTESGKLEFPSNSTPNITPHNKNDAVPAETGNLEVPGSTSADSTQDKNVVPAKGHDLEVPDDIYPNTTREKNNSAPIEDGSLEVPGNTSPNSTTQDKNDAAPIENGSLDVPCDTSPSTTTPDKNDPGNSYANIATQDKNDAVSIEGGNLEVPAEIGAVSDTIQDGVVDKGSVEGVV; this is encoded by the exons ATGGCACCTGGAAACGTTTCCCGAACCTCATCTCTCCCTCCCGCACTCccgaaatctctctctctctctccggtgCCCACTCACCAAAACCCCGCTTCTCTTCTACCCGATTTGATTCCAGTTCGAGTCGGCCGGCGAAGCGACGAGCCAAATTCAG ACGACATCGCGGCCCTAGACTTGAACACCAGTGGCGGTCAAGAACAAGGCAGTACGGCTGTGGAAGCCAAGCCCGCGTCAGATCCCGGAGGAAGTGAGAAAGGGGGAGGAGAATTCATGGTGGAAACCCTAGAACAAAGCCGAGAAGGATTTCTTGATACCGGTGACGGTGATTCAGCTCGGAAGCCAGAAACGGATGTCGGAGAGGAAGGAGGTGTGGCGGGGTCTGAGGAAGTATCGGGCACCGTTGCTCCTGAAGGGGCTGAGGTTGGGGAGAGTAGCAGCGGGACCGGGATTGAGCTTTTCGAGGAAAAGCTTGCAGCTTTTGGAGAAAAGGGGCAACGTGATATGGCTAACAAAGTGACAGAGCGTGATCTGGTGCACGGGTGCTTTCAAGCTACGGAGGTCGGCAGTCTTGGCTCCAGAGGGCAGGAGACGGGAGATGGGTGCAGTCGAGATCAAGAATTGAGAGCAGATGTGCTGGAGACTGGGAACATGGTGGGAATTGCTGTGGAAGAGGCCAAAGATGAACGCTTGGAGAGTATGGCAGATCTGGGAGGAAGCCATGAGGTGGTTGTGAAGATTAGAAATGGAACCGAACCCATGGAGGAAGATGCATCCTTTCCAGAGAAGAAATCTAGTGCAATGAGTGATCAGAGGAGCAGCCATTTGGTTGATGGGCAGTCTCAACTTATTGAAAGCAATGCTGGTCCAAGTGAGTTGGTGGCAAGAGATGAATTGGGTGGTAAGCAGAAGCTGAAGTTAAATGTCAAAGAGGCAGAAAGTATGATGTGGGCCGCAAAAGCAGCAACTAGAGGTACAGTTGGAGCAGTCGAAGTTGATGGCTTGGAGGGTGAAGCAGCTAATGATGGAGGGAAAGTTGATGTCTTGGAGACGGGGAGTAAAACCGAACCCCTGGTAGAAGATGAAGCTTTCCTAGAGAAGGAGCAGAGCACAGCAATTGATGTAATGGTTCATGATATGGTGGATGAGCAACTTCAATCTAAAGAGGGCGTTCTAGATCCGAAGGGTTTGGACATGGAAGCTGGATTGGGTAGTGAATGGAAATCTGAAATTAATGTGGTGGATGGAGAATGTGTGGTGGAGTGCGGGAAAGGAAATGAACTTGTGAAGGAACAAATCACAAACCAGAACTCGGATTGTGAAGTCAGGGACCAAGATTTGGTTGATGAACACCTGCAAGCTGCTGAGGAAGATGTGGGTTCTGTAGCATTAGAAGCAGAAAATGAATTGGGTGGTCAGGAGATGCTGGAAGCTAATGGTGGTGATGCAGGATTTGGAGTGGGGACTGTCAAAACTCTAGCCAGGGTGGAAGCTGATAGCTTGGCAGGTGTAGCTGATATGGGACAAATGCATGTTGGGGTTGCAGAGGTCGGCAATGGAACTGAACTCACTGAGGAAGGTGTATCCTGTCTGCAGAAGGATGAGAGCATGGCTGGTAAGGTAACGGACCTTCCAAGAGCACAAGGAGCTCTTGGTCCCAAAATGTTGAAGACAAAAGATTTTTTGGATGGTGATCAGAAGCTGAAAGCTGATGTACTGGAGGTAGAATGTCTGATGGGGGCAGCAAAAACTCAGGTGGCTGTTGATCTTGGAGGGGAGGAAGCTCAGAAATTGAGGACTATATCAGAGTTGGGACAAGTGCAGCACAAGGTTCCAGGGACTAGTGGAACTGGGCTCACCAGGGAAGGTGTGTCTTGTCCGCAGAAGAACTGGAGCTTGGTGACTGAGAAGGGAGGTCGTGGTTTGGCTGATGCAAGTCTTCAAGCTTCAGAGGGAGACAGCAGTCAGAACCAATTTGTAATCATGGAGAATACTGCTGGAACAAAAGACATGGATGAGGGGTTTGAAGGGTCTTTGATGAGCAGTGATCAGGACAGAATTCATGAAGCTTCTGTTTCGCAGACATCTTTTGTGGATACAAATCAGAATGACCAGGAAAGAGGCAATGATGTAAAATACCCAAACCTGGCTGATCCAGGTGTAGAGGTAAACAGTCCAGATTCTAATCATGCTCATGATGACACAGTGGGCAGTGGACATCTTTTGACAGCAGAATCAAAAGCAGGCTTGGTTAACAGTGTTGTCCATGCAGCAGCACTGAGTGCAGACAAGCATCCTACCGATGAGATTGCAAGGGACAGAGATATTATTACAGCAGATGGGGGTTCAGTTTTGGATGTCACATTTATGGAATCAGAAAGCAGAGGAACCCAGCTGGTTGATGAGGATACCGGTGATAGAAAAGATATTACTATGGATAATTCAGTCTCAGATCTAGAATCACAGTTTGCACAGATGGGTCCACTTGGTTTACAGACTGCAGAGACATGTCCAGTGGGTGAAAAGTTAACGGACAGAAAAGACTCTGTTCTGAAAGATTCAAACTTGGCAGTCACTACTGGTTTGCCAATGGCTTCAGAGCTATCTGAAATTCAGACCATTGTATCTCAGCAAAAGGAAATAGTTGAATGTATTCCTAGCAGGAATCAAGAGACACAACCTCAGTCCATTGGTTTGTTGGTTGGCAGGAGTGATGCAATTGTTCATGAAGCACAATCTTCACCAGGTTTATGTCAAAATATGGACATGGAATCCAGGATTCGCAAGGATGGAACTTCTCTGCCTGAGGCATGTCATGGAAAAGGAGACTTGGCTCGAGACTCAGAAGCTGATAAGAAGACCTCTATGCTGGTTGACAGTGTGGCAAATATTGTTACTGGTCCAGATGGTACTGCTGAGCAAAATATGCAAGTTGATGAACAAGAACATCCGAAAATAGCTTGCAAGGAAATTGTGAAACATGTTGGAATAAGGCCTGGAGTTTGCAGTACTGAAAATGATCAGCATGCTATTTACTTCCTGCCTCTTCAAGACAAGGATACTTTCTCCATTTCTGATTTGGTCTGGGGTAAAGTAAAGAGCCATCCTTGGTGGCCTGGCCAAATTTTTTATCCTTCAGATGCATCAGACTTGGCAGTGAAATATCAGAAAAAGGACAACTTCCTTGTAGCATATTTTGGAGACAAAACTTTTGCCTGGTGTGAAGAACCTCAGCTGAAgccttttgagacatatttctcaCAGATGGAAAAGCAAACCAGTTCAGATGCATTTGTAAATGCTGTCAATGATGCGCTGGGTGAAGTCTCTAGGCGGACAGAATTGGGAATGACCTGTTTCTGTTTGCCTGAAGGAGCTTATGCTAACATTAAGTGTCAGATGGTGGAGAATGCTGGTATACGAGAAGGGGTTAGTGGCTTTGCTTTTGACAGGTCTCCGGTTGTTGATTATTTTCAGGCTGACAGACTTCTTGAGTATATTGAAGCCTTGGCTCAATTACCAAGTGGAGGTGCTAACAGACTTGAGCTTGTGATAGCTCAGGCTCAGCTGAAGGCCTTTTATCAATCAAAGGGGTATCCTGAACTTCCTGTATTCCAAGTTGGTGGAGGATTGATGGAGAAGAATGCTGAGGTCTCACCTTCTGATGGTAAATTAGTTGGGGAAGATACCATGGAGCACTTTACTCCTACTCCCATGGAACTAAATCTTGGGAAGCGCAAAAGAGGCAGAGGAAGGCCCTCCAATAAAGAAAAACGTATGTTGGAGGATGCTAAAAAACAGAAGAATTTATCTGAGTTGATGGAAGAAAGCATTGTCTCTCTTGCAAATGGTGGCAAACTTGGATTTGCAGAAAAAGTTGATGGTGATTTGATTTCACTTTCTTCTGAAAAGAAACGCAATGTCattgattttgattctgattaCTCCGAGAAAACTAAGAAAAAACGACTTGATTCTTTAGGAGATTTGTTTACCAAGTCACCATCTTCTACTCCTGCCAGTTCTTTCAAGGTTGGAGAATGCATCCGTCGAGTTGCAAGCCAACTGACTGGGTCTCCACCCATCCTTAGGTGCCATGGTGAAACATTTCAGAAGAGTGTTTCCAAGGCTGAGCATAGAAGATTTGATGTTGATACTGAGGCTTCTACTCACACTGCCATGGACAACCCAAGAATGAAGGTAGTCATATCAGATGACTGTTCCTCCCTGGATGAAATGCTGTGGCAGCTGTGCTTAGCTGCAAGGGATCCTATGAAGGGATACAGTTTTCTGTCCATGATAGTCAGTTTCTTCACtgatttcagaaatttttgtgtTTCAAGTTCTTCTATGGAAAAGAAGCATGCTCAGAAAATTAGAGGTAGAAGGGGTAGAAAAAGAACCGTCAGCACTCAGTCACCCTCTTGTGCTATGTCGACACCTGATCATATGCAGGACTCTTATTGGTCTGACATGATATACTATAACAGCTCCACAAATGATCTTAAAAGGAAAGGAGATACTCACATGCGGAGCCAAAGGAAAAGGAGGAAATCTGGAGGGGAAACATCAATCTCTTTGTCATTAGACCGTATGTTGGGTACTGCTCAAAATTTGCAGGTTGGAACCATCAGTCCTAAAATGAAACAAGCTTCGACAACAGAAAGATCAGTAATCAGTTTGGAAGAAAAAATTGTTGATGAGTGCACACCAACTGCATTGATTTTGAGCTTTAACGGATCAAGTTCTCTACCTTCTGAAATGGATCTCATTAGGATTTTCAGTCGCTATGGGCCCCTGAAGGAAGCAGAAACAGAAGTTCAAAGGAAGACAAATCATGTCAAAGTAGTCTTCAAGAAACGTGCTGATGCTGAAATAGCTTTCCGTAGTGCAGGAAAATATAGCATTTTTGGGCCAGCACTTCTTAGCTATCGTCTTAGATACTTGCCATCAACACTTAGTGCTTGTCCAAACACCACAACACAGGGCCCCGATGATGCAGGATCCATTGAAGGTGGAAAATTAGTGGTTCCAGGTGATGGTTCTCCAAATACCATATCAGGCAAACATGATGCAGTACCCACTGAAGGTGGCAACTCAGAGGTTCCAGGTGATGTTTCCCCAAATACCACACCACAAGGTGAAAATGATGCAGTATCCATTGAAGGGGGCAATTCAGAGGTTCCAGGTGGCAACTCAGAGGTTCCAGGTGATGTTTCTCCAACTGCCACACCACAATACAAAGGTGATGCAGTACCCACTGAAAGTGGCAAATTAGAGTTTCCAAGCAATTCTACTCCAAATATCACACCACATAACAAAAATGATGCAGTACCTGCTGAAACTGGCAACTTAGAGGTTCCAGGTAGTACTTCTGCAGATTCCACACAAGATAAAAATGTAGTACCTGCTAAAGGGCATGACTTAGAGGTTCCAGATGATATTTATCCAAATACCACAcgagaaaaaaataattcagcACCAATTGAAGATGGCAGCTTAGAGGTTCCAGGCAATACTTCTCCAAATAGTACCACACAagataaaaatgatgcagcaCCAATTGAAAATGGCAGCTTAGATGTTCCATGTGATACTTCTCCAAGTACTACCACACCAGACAAAAATGATCCAGGCAACAGTTATGCTAATATTGCCACACAAGACAAAAATGATGCAGTATCCATTGAAGGTGGCAACTTAGAGGTCCCAG CAGAAATTGGAGCTGTGTCAGATACTATACAAGATGGAGTTGTGGACAAAGGATCAGTTGAAGGGGTTGTTTAG